From Danio rerio strain Tuebingen ecotype United States chromosome 7, GRCz12tu, whole genome shotgun sequence, the proteins below share one genomic window:
- the haus3 gene encoding HAUS augmin-like complex subunit 3 gives MLDGAQFIEALSRLGYPRASMLKCSEFDWLFDTAPDNLHLLRIVCNRLKRCNVLAPEELQAYKSLQESGKPILDEATLAELLKTCLPADGGFGSQSCSSLGGEGTVTIEELETELQALRKEKQLKQRRLNKLQMQAASWGANSSLSQMLLQEGDNKVKDANSALAAENAYTNSALDNLSKETTKLAGFFQSDLSNSLRSKDGASPSLGLQSGSPVLFSQCPLEPFLHQQEQFTKTLASYTQRQFFQGISDLMETSTFSRSQMTNLSCCSENGKEVDEELVELRKKEMAQLQWAFIVAQYQVVKEKAEENGDKTAKEWLIQRLNSSSEAVHYSPMSRLEPDLRSEITSVQFEIQSLLLDPVRSALRDCARLLNIPVVRGDLALQVARQNYLASRQTEVRDQLLHQKAFFELLRLAQDAELLRGKRVMGQINDIVERLEGATQDATQRENTLTQSHLTEDPFLGANANQQVISSKDTAFTRLLQMLELGKASTNREDPFQTYSKLETAASKLQEDLITVQEALDGARQEQAYTGARLERDRDALDQVAYSDIVQPLLRPQELTIVVDELEVKQKTLYMLLQEIVGDLKTKRGRLERSATLRRERELYVYFHLDPRLLNRAVRDIEAQAGVM, from the exons ATGCTGGACGGGGCTCAGTTTATTGAGGCGTTGTCACGGTTGGGTTACCCACGGGCTTCAATGCTGAAATGTTCAGAGTTTGACTGGTTATTTGACACAGCACCAGATAACCTGCACCTTTTACGCATTGTCTGCAACCGCCTGAAACGCTGCAATGTTTTAGCACCAGAAGAATTGCAAGCGTACAAGTCACTACAAGAGTCTGGGAAACCAATTTTAGATGAGGCCACACTGGCTGAGCTGCTTAAAACCTGTTTGCCCGCGGATGGGGGTTTCGGGTCACAGAGCTGTTCTTCACTGGGGGGAGAAGGAACTGTTACAATTGAGGAACTTGAGACAGAACTTCAAGCCCTCCGTAAGGAAAAGCAGCTAAAACAACGCAGACTCAACAAGCTGCAAATGCAAGCAGCCAGCTGGGGTGCAAACTCCTCTCTGTCCCAAATGCTGCTGCAGGAAGGAGACAATAAAGTAAAGGATGCCAACTCTGCCCTAGCAGCCGAAAATGCATACACCAATTCAGCTCTAGACAACCTGTCAAAGGAGACCACCAAACTGGCTGGCTTTTTCCAAAGTGATCTTTCTAATTCCCTAAGGAGCAAAGATGGTGCCTCTCCATCTTTAGGTCTTCAATCAGGGAGCCCAGTGCTCTTCTCTCAGTGTCCTCTAGAGCCTTTCCTCCATCAACAGGAGCAATTTACCAAAACTCTGGCTTCATACACACAGCGTCAATTCTTTCAGGGAATCTCTGACTTAATGGAGACCTCGACTTTCAGTCGCTCCCAGATGACCAATCTGAGCTGTTGCAGTGAGAATGGGAAAGAGGTGGATGAAGAACTAGTGGAGCTTAGGAAGAAGGAGATGGCACAACTGCAGTGGGCATTTATAGTGGCTCAATACCAGGTGGTGAAAGAGAAAGCTGAAGAGAATGGTGACAAGACAGCAAAAGAGTGGCTTATCCAGCGATTGAACAGCAGCTCAGAG GCTGTGCACTACTCGCCGATGAGCAGACTTGAGCCTGACCTACGCTCTGAGATCACATCAGTTCAGTTTGAAATTCAATCTCTTTTGTTAGACCCAGTCCGCTCTGCATTACGAGACTGTGCACGTCTTCTTAACATCCCTGTGGTGCGTGGTGATCTCGCTCTTCAGGTAGCCAGGCAAAATTACCTCGCTTCCAGACAGACTGAGGTTCGTGACCAGCTTCTCCATCAAAAAGCCTTTTTTGAACTTTTACGTCTGGCCCAGGATGCAGAGCTTCTGAGAGGAAAGAGGGTGATGGGGCAAATTAATGACATTGTGGAGAGGCTGGAGGGAGCAACACAAGATGCTACTCAAAGAGAAAACACTTTGACACAATCTCACTTGACTGAAGACCCCTTCCTTGGTGCTAATGCTAATCAACAGGTCATCAGCTCCAAGGACACAGCCTTTACCAG GTTGCTCCAGATGCTTGAGTTGGGAAAAGCATCCACAAACAGAGAGGATCCATTTCAAACTTACAGTAAGCTGGAAACTGCAGCCTCCAAACTACAAGAGGATTTGATCACTGTACAAGAGGCTTTGGATGGAGCAAGACAAGAGCAGGCTTATACTGGAGCTCGATTAGAACGTGACCGAGATGCACTTGACCAAGTGGCGTACTCGGACATTGTGCAGCCTCTCCTGAGGCCGCAG GAGCTCACAATAGTTGTTGATGAACTGGAGGTCAAGCAGAAGACCCTGTATATGCTTCTTCAGGAGATAGTTGGGGACTTGAAAACCAAACGCGGAAGGCTTGAACGCAGTGCCACCCTGCGGAGAGAGAGGGAACTGTATGTCTATTTTCATCTGGACCCAAGATTACTCAACAGAGCAGTAAGAGATATAGAGGCTCAAGCAGGGGTTATGTAG